The Amycolatopsis sp. 195334CR genome includes a window with the following:
- a CDS encoding type I polyketide synthase, which produces MSDPVDAIAVVGMSCRFPGADDPERFWANLTAGVESISTFDPAELRAAGVDPALLDHPGFVPRGGVLSDLDRFDAAYFGYSPREAELIDPQQRLFLECAAGALDDSGYDPARFDGVAGIYAGVGLSSYMWNNIYPSESELADVSQMQMILSVDKDYLATRAAYKLDLRGPAVTVQSACSTSMVAIHLACQGLLTGECDIALAGGASLILPEVRGYVYEEGGVLSPDGHCRSFDADAKGTVPGSGVGVVVLRRLEDALEDGDTIHAIVRGSAMNNDGSAKVGYTAPGTRGQTQVITDAVSAAGVDVDTIGYVETHGAATPLGDPIEMTALADAFRALGADRDRACAIGSLKSNIGHLDSAAGVAGFIKSVLMVKHGKVPPSLHFRAPNPNIDFASMPFYVNAELAGWPVPGVPRRVGMSSFGIGGTNAHIVVEQPPPPRRRAPGGGERPILLSARTPAALERATDRLAEHLRAHPDLVLADVAGTLATGRRVHAHRRAVVAADLAGAAKALENRAPEVFTSAGPAGSRSVVFLFSGVGDQYVNLCSGLYRDEPVFRAELDRCAELFTPHLGFDLREKLFDSSAEPAGELPADPFARLLQEREAGPLDETIVAQPLLFAVQYAMARLWMHYGVRPDALLGYSVGEYVAAAVAGVFSLADATWLVARRARHIGGLPGGAMLAVMSAAERVEPLLGDRLSLSAVDAPSLCVVGGPAEEVDALAERLRADGVASRRVPAEHAFHTWMMRPLEESLRADFDGVGLKPPEIPYLSNVTGQWVTPAEATDPGHWARHSVATVRFADQIEAMWQLTAPVVVELGPGRALGSLLVQHPARADDGLVLATSPAAHDRAEDRTVLLEALSRAWLAGVEVDWPKLHASGEWGRVSLPGYPFERTSYWLSARAPGKAVPGPRATGRQADPADWFHLPNFSRGLPPEAEADAAAGETWLVAGDAESIAGAVAARSAARVIRVSWGEAFTAHGEDRYTLDPGELDGWLTLLRGLKDAVPGRVVFGVDGPQWDFTAFHGLVSLVRAWTECGFVDDVEIGVLSVSGLAVAGETEVRPERGMVAALCRVIGQELPQARCRFIDTAPAVWTRQRERLLTHLHAEIVAGQDDCVAYRGDTRWVRGFVPARLAATGATRLREGGCYLVSGGLGRIGAVIGELLATRRARIGVIRRSVVPARDQWDDYLANADPDDSVAAEITTIRRLEAAGATVATASADVADEEAFAGAVSRLEQELGPFDGVFHVAGVVTAEGVVPLAEATPDSAEPHLAAKARGVRVLAGVFAGRELDFVLLCSSIASVLGGIGFAAYAAANLYTELFAAGRSAADGTPWTALAWEGWTVEGDDDAAATLREYLIDEDDARGVLDRVLAGSLPAQLVNSTGDLESRFDQWSGDGDDGEPAPRHGGGHARPDLQTAYVAPETEIEKLLAGVWAGLLGIDRVGVHDNFFELGGHSLLGTRVISRVLKDLRVQVPLHTLLTSPTVAELAAAVAELKAAPAAPSITRVDRGGYRQRREAAEPTGAMTQ; this is translated from the coding sequence GTGAGTGATCCGGTAGACGCGATCGCGGTGGTCGGCATGAGCTGCCGGTTCCCCGGTGCGGACGATCCCGAGCGGTTCTGGGCCAACCTGACCGCCGGCGTGGAGTCCATCTCCACCTTCGACCCGGCCGAGCTGCGGGCGGCCGGGGTCGACCCGGCGCTGCTGGACCACCCCGGCTTCGTGCCGAGGGGCGGGGTGCTCAGCGACCTCGACCGGTTCGACGCCGCCTACTTCGGTTACAGCCCGCGCGAGGCCGAGCTGATCGACCCGCAGCAGCGGCTGTTCCTCGAATGCGCGGCGGGCGCGCTCGACGACTCCGGGTACGACCCGGCGCGGTTCGACGGCGTGGCGGGCATCTACGCCGGGGTCGGGCTCAGCTCGTACATGTGGAACAACATCTACCCGAGCGAGAGCGAGCTGGCCGACGTCAGCCAGATGCAGATGATCCTGTCGGTGGACAAGGACTACCTGGCCACGCGCGCGGCGTACAAGCTCGACCTGCGCGGGCCCGCGGTGACCGTGCAGAGCGCCTGCTCCACCTCGATGGTGGCCATCCACCTGGCCTGCCAGGGCCTGCTCACCGGGGAGTGCGACATCGCGCTGGCCGGTGGGGCGTCGCTGATCCTGCCGGAGGTCCGCGGGTACGTGTACGAGGAGGGCGGCGTGCTCTCCCCGGACGGGCACTGCCGCTCCTTCGACGCCGACGCCAAGGGCACCGTGCCGGGCAGCGGGGTCGGCGTGGTGGTGCTGCGGCGCCTGGAGGACGCGCTGGAAGACGGGGACACGATCCACGCGATCGTCCGCGGTTCGGCGATGAACAACGACGGTTCGGCGAAGGTCGGCTACACCGCGCCCGGCACGCGCGGGCAGACCCAGGTGATCACCGACGCGGTCAGCGCCGCGGGCGTGGACGTGGACACCATCGGGTACGTCGAGACGCACGGCGCGGCCACCCCGCTCGGCGACCCGATCGAGATGACCGCGCTCGCCGACGCCTTCCGCGCGCTCGGCGCCGACCGGGACCGCGCGTGCGCGATCGGCTCGCTGAAGTCGAACATCGGGCACCTCGACTCGGCCGCCGGGGTGGCCGGGTTCATCAAGTCGGTGCTGATGGTCAAGCACGGGAAGGTCCCGCCGAGCCTGCACTTCCGGGCCCCGAACCCGAACATCGACTTCGCCTCGATGCCGTTCTACGTCAACGCCGAACTCGCCGGCTGGCCGGTGCCCGGGGTGCCGCGCCGGGTGGGCATGAGCTCGTTCGGCATCGGCGGCACCAACGCGCACATCGTCGTCGAGCAGCCCCCGCCACCGCGGCGGCGGGCACCGGGGGGTGGGGAGCGGCCGATCCTGCTCTCCGCGCGCACCCCCGCCGCACTGGAGCGGGCCACCGACCGGCTGGCCGAGCACCTGCGGGCGCACCCGGACCTGGTTCTGGCCGACGTGGCGGGCACCCTCGCCACCGGCCGCCGGGTGCACGCCCACCGCCGGGCCGTGGTGGCGGCCGACCTCGCGGGCGCGGCGAAGGCACTGGAGAACCGGGCACCGGAGGTGTTCACCTCGGCCGGGCCCGCCGGGAGCCGGTCGGTGGTGTTCCTCTTCTCCGGCGTCGGCGACCAGTACGTGAACCTGTGCTCCGGGCTGTACCGGGACGAACCGGTGTTCCGCGCCGAACTCGACCGGTGCGCCGAACTGTTCACCCCGCACCTGGGCTTCGACCTGCGGGAGAAGCTGTTCGACAGTTCGGCCGAACCGGCGGGCGAACTGCCCGCCGACCCGTTCGCCCGGCTCCTCCAGGAGCGCGAGGCGGGGCCGCTCGACGAGACGATCGTCGCGCAGCCGCTGCTGTTCGCCGTCCAGTACGCGATGGCGCGGTTGTGGATGCACTACGGCGTGCGCCCGGACGCCCTGCTCGGCTACAGCGTCGGCGAGTACGTCGCGGCCGCCGTCGCCGGGGTGTTCTCGCTCGCGGACGCCACCTGGCTGGTCGCCCGCCGCGCGCGGCACATCGGCGGCTTGCCCGGGGGCGCGATGCTCGCGGTGATGAGCGCGGCCGAGCGGGTCGAGCCGCTGCTGGGCGACCGCCTGTCACTGTCCGCTGTGGACGCTCCCTCGCTGTGCGTGGTCGGCGGCCCGGCGGAGGAGGTCGACGCGCTCGCCGAACGCCTGCGCGCCGACGGCGTCGCCAGCCGCCGCGTGCCCGCCGAGCACGCGTTCCACACCTGGATGATGCGCCCGCTGGAGGAAAGCCTGCGGGCCGACTTCGACGGGGTGGGCCTCAAGCCGCCGGAGATCCCGTACCTGTCCAACGTCACCGGGCAGTGGGTCACCCCGGCCGAAGCGACCGATCCCGGGCACTGGGCGCGGCACAGCGTGGCCACCGTCCGGTTCGCCGACCAGATCGAGGCGATGTGGCAGCTGACCGCGCCGGTGGTGGTCGAACTGGGGCCGGGCCGCGCGCTGGGGAGCCTGCTCGTGCAGCACCCCGCTCGCGCCGACGACGGCCTCGTGCTGGCCACCTCGCCCGCCGCGCACGATCGGGCGGAGGACCGGACGGTCCTGCTCGAAGCGCTGTCCAGGGCCTGGCTCGCCGGGGTCGAGGTGGACTGGCCGAAACTGCACGCGAGCGGTGAATGGGGCCGGGTGAGCCTGCCCGGCTACCCGTTCGAGCGCACCAGCTACTGGCTGTCCGCGCGGGCGCCGGGCAAGGCCGTCCCCGGTCCGCGGGCCACCGGCAGGCAGGCCGATCCGGCGGACTGGTTCCACCTGCCGAACTTCTCCCGCGGCCTGCCGCCGGAGGCCGAGGCAGACGCGGCGGCCGGGGAGACCTGGCTCGTCGCCGGGGACGCCGAGTCGATCGCCGGCGCGGTCGCCGCCCGTTCGGCCGCCCGGGTGATCCGGGTGAGCTGGGGCGAGGCGTTCACCGCGCACGGCGAGGACCGGTACACCCTCGATCCCGGCGAGCTGGACGGCTGGCTGACCCTGCTGCGCGGGCTGAAGGACGCCGTGCCAGGGCGCGTGGTGTTCGGTGTGGACGGTCCGCAGTGGGACTTCACCGCCTTCCACGGCCTGGTGTCGCTGGTGCGCGCGTGGACCGAATGCGGGTTCGTCGACGACGTGGAGATCGGCGTGCTGTCGGTGTCCGGGCTGGCCGTGGCCGGGGAGACCGAGGTGCGGCCGGAACGCGGCATGGTGGCGGCGCTGTGCCGGGTGATCGGCCAGGAACTGCCGCAGGCGCGCTGCCGGTTCATCGACACCGCGCCGGCGGTCTGGACCCGTCAGCGTGAGCGCCTGCTGACCCACCTGCACGCGGAAATCGTGGCGGGTCAAGACGATTGTGTCGCCTACCGCGGTGACACCCGCTGGGTGCGCGGCTTCGTGCCCGCCCGGCTGGCGGCCACGGGCGCCACGCGCCTGCGTGAGGGCGGGTGCTACCTGGTTTCCGGCGGGCTCGGCCGGATCGGCGCGGTGATCGGGGAACTGCTGGCCACCCGCAGGGCCCGGATAGGCGTGATCCGGCGTTCGGTGGTGCCCGCCCGCGACCAGTGGGACGACTACCTGGCGAACGCCGATCCGGACGACTCGGTCGCCGCCGAGATCACCACGATCCGGCGGCTGGAGGCGGCGGGTGCCACGGTGGCCACCGCCTCGGCCGACGTCGCCGACGAGGAGGCCTTCGCGGGCGCGGTGTCGCGGCTGGAACAGGAACTCGGCCCGTTCGACGGCGTGTTCCACGTGGCCGGGGTGGTGACCGCGGAGGGCGTGGTGCCGCTGGCCGAGGCGACACCGGACAGCGCGGAACCGCACCTGGCCGCGAAAGCGCGGGGGGTGCGGGTGCTGGCCGGGGTGTTCGCCGGGCGGGAGCTCGACTTCGTGCTGCTGTGCTCGTCGATCGCGTCGGTGCTCGGCGGGATCGGGTTCGCCGCCTACGCCGCGGCCAACCTGTACACCGAGTTGTTCGCCGCCGGCCGGTCCGCCGCCGACGGCACCCCGTGGACGGCACTGGCCTGGGAGGGCTGGACCGTCGAGGGCGACGACGACGCGGCGGCGACGCTGCGCGAGTACCTCATCGACGAGGACGACGCGAGGGGCGTGCTCGACCGCGTGCTCGCCGGGAGCCTGCCCGCCCAGCTGGTGAACTCGACCGGCGACCTGGAGTCCCGGTTCGACCAGTGGTCCGGCGACGGTGACGACGGCGAGCCCGCACCCCGCCACGGCGGCGGGCACGCCCGCCCGGACCTGCAAACCGCGTACGTGGCACCGGAGACCGAGATCGAGAAGCTGCTCGCCGGGGTGTGGGCGGGCCTGCTCGGCATCGACCGGGTCGGCGTGCACGACAACTTCTTCGAACTCGGCGGCC